The genome window TGCGTGGCTCGCCGTCGCTAGGTCTCCATCTTCGCGCCTCCTCGATGCTGGATCTTCGCGCCTCCTCCACGCTGGATCTTCGTGCCTACACCGACGCCGACTGGGCTGGTTGCCCAGACACGCGCCGCTCCACGTCGGGCTTCTGCGTCTACCTCGGCGACGCACTCGTCTCTTGGTCCTCCAAGTGCCAGGCGACCGTCTCTCGCTCCAGCGCGGAGGCCAAGTATCGCGGCGTCGCGAATGCCATCGCGGAGTGCGTCTGGCTGCGACAACTACTCGGCGAGCTTCTCCTGCCCGTGCACAAGGCCACGCTGGTGTACTGCGATAACGTGTCGGCGGTGTACCTCTCCGTCAACCCAATCCATCATCGCCGGACCAAGCACGTCGAGCTCGACATCCACTTCGTGCGAGAACGTGTGGCCCTTGGCGAGTTCCGTGTTCTTCACATCCCCACGCGGCAGCAGCTCGCCGACGTCATGATCAAAGGATTGCCCTCGGACATTTTCTCTGAGTTCAGGTCCAGTTTTTGCGTCGCCGGCGACGATGTCACGACGCCCGATCGTGCAGCCAGTTCTCTCCCTGTAGTGGCGCACGATCGCAGGACGTGGGACTCCCCATGATCTCTCTCGGCAGCTCATCCAACTGTATATATCCCTGCCAAGAGCATAATCAAAGTGTGTGAGTTTTCCCCCCTAATTTCTCTGCTCAACAAGTATGTACTATAAACCGAGTTAACTATGATTTGTGTATTCTACCCGCTCAGCCCAATGCAGCCGTAACGTAGGATGCAAGCAACACAGTGGAGAAATATACACACAGCTTGCAGTGGTACGTACGTTGCACCCTTGTCTGCCACTGTTGGATTTCTATTAGCGCTAATTAACTATCTGACCTAAGCCATTTGTTTATTTTGTTGCTGCCTTTTCCCAGAAGTGCACTTTGCAGCTTTTTTTTGTTTGAGAGCGCCAATTGGTCTGGTgcatgaaaaaaaatcatgtcAGTTCAAATCTAACGGCTGGTGTGTTTCTTCTTGGTCGTGCCAAATTCTTCCACCTTTGAACGATCAAGCGCCGGCTAGGATGCCTGCTGCCACCATCCACAGCCGGCCACGCCCCACGTCAACCTCTGACTCCCTTCCAACTGGGATGCCCCTGTTGCGACGTCCCGGGCCTCGTCGGCCGGCGTCCCTGCGACGTGTGGAAAATCGACTGACTGAAATCGCAACTTCGGGCAAGTTTCCTGACAAACAGCAAAACCCTTGTTAATTTATTGATCCACTACTATTCTCTGTCTGGTGGTGCCCATACAGTCCTACAATTGGTTAGATTATGAACGGATGGCGGCTCAAATTAACTAATCAGGTAGGCTTGAACCTTTTCAAGTCACTTGAGTACGTAATTTGCAACAAATGTTGTATGGATCCGTCTAATCTATGCATAAGATACGAAGCATGCAGCGGCATGTCCTGATCAATAGATCGAAATGGGCGGCCACGGGCATGCATATGCCATGATGTGCACAATCTTGGCAAGTAAATCCCAGATTGAGTAGAAGCATTGCCAGACAGCGACAACTCACAAATTCTACCGTCAAATATACGGTACAGTATATAGTGGCTATGTAGTATTTCTAGTGCTGTATAAAGGcagtaggacatgaccactaaaaGGAAGAGATAGTGAGGCAGGATGGAGATGCAATGATTTGCTGCGCACTGCCCGAGGATGATTCGCTCGCCGGCAGCAGGCCCACCAGTAAGTGCCTCCGATTTTCACAAGGAATCAATTTGTGTATATCCACATTTCCTCATTGTATCTGCACCCAGAGTCCCAGACCAACGTGAGATTGAGCTAGGCCTAGGCTAACGTGTGTTGCAAGCAGGGAAGAtttttttttttcgaaaaggggggctccccggcctctgcatcagagtGATGCATACGTCCATCTTATTAACCAAATAACAAAATGTGCCAACAAGGTTCCAAAGTCTCCAGcttaaagaaagaaaaaagataaATGCAGCTCACACAGAGCGAAAAGAGGCTAGACACAGAAACTAGCCAGGGAAAGGtgccacaaccggctggctaaataggaaaactaattgcctatcctattatATGACCGTCATTCAAatcggttgaagatatcccgagctaccatctcccaacGGATAGATTCGGCAAGCAGGAAAGATAGATAGTCATTCTTGCACACCAATATAACGGCGGCGGGAAAGCTAGCTAGCTACTTGATCAGTTGAGAGGGCCTGATGCAGACCGACAGACAACCGAAATATGCTACTCCATGGATTAGTGAGTGGGGGTGGTCGCTGCTCGCCAATTagtccatcttcttcttcttagccGACCAAATCGACAGCCAccacccccaccaccaccacaccctgGCTAGCCGTGTAGCCACCCCCACGCGCAATCCAGGGCTTTTCACTCACTTGTAGAAGAGATCGATTAGCCCGGCTCCGGCCTGCTCGCTATGTGTGTCTCTAACCCGTCACCGTCAGTGCAAAAATCAACTGGTGGATGTGATCAGCCAGGGATGTGCGTGCTTCCAATCCAGTCCTTCAAGCTTTCTTTAGCTACCAACCTCATTCTTACTTACTAGTACTGCAATTGCAATTGAGCGCCTCACAAGAAGCTGTTAAACCTCGTTTCCCAGCTGCTTAGTTGCATCTTCTACTCGGTTTGGTTAGTCCCCACCCTATGATATCATATGGTTCTATTTGTATGTACTCCTATGTACTTTGCATCTCAATTATTTTGTTTGGTTGAGGGCAACCAGCGAGTTCTGTACACGCTAGCTAGTCATGAGTCATTGCCGACCGATGAGCCCGGCTACTCTCAGTGCAGTGTGGTACCACCAGCTAGCTAGTACGTACTTCCATGTATAGCTAGATTGCTCTAGGATATGCTACTAGACGGGAAGAGGAGGGGACAATATGCACTTGCATgctaaagtgacaaccatattcCCGCACGTACTCTGTGTTGAGCTTGAATTGAGGTTGAAATTCGTCTCTGCAACCATAGTCCTGCTTGATCATAGTACATGGATGTACCTCCGAAACCATATTCCTCTGCTGGTACTCATAGTACGACGATGCAGTCGAGCTGAGCCTGAAAAATTCGTCTCTGCGAGACCTTTACGTACATACCTGTAGTTCAGTCGTCTAGTCCACCACAGAATTGACCAGAGACCCAATCTTCTCTCTCTAACCATAGTGTAGGGTACGTGTCTAGTACCAGTAGGCCGGCGCAGAAAAATGATGGAAACTACAGGGAGAGAGGTGGTGGTGGATGTGTGGAGGGGAGACTAATCCTGAAGTGCACTCAAAGAAACATGCTGGCTGGCGTTTGCATTCATGCCCCTAAAAGCTTCACTCTCACAGCTATATGCAGGTCCTTTTCATTCCTCTTTTCTCTTCTATCTTCTTCCATTCCCACTTTACAAACAAGCTATACTAGACTACCCACATTCCATGCCATCAAGTGCTTGCAATCAGCCTAGATTACAATTGTACTTTGTCCTCAGAAAATAGATCCAGGACATGATTGCTGTAGATAGATAGACAGATTTGGTGTGGGCTATATAGGGTGCTAGAGCTAGATTACAGTATAAATAGCAGCTCATGTGAGCGTGCGCATACCTACGTGTGCTCTGCTCTGCTTGCTGTCAAGAGTCTGTGCTCACCTCTCATTGCAGTGTTGCACGAGTGCGCCAGCCAGCAGCCATGATCCTTCTCTAGATCTTTAGCTATCTACAAAGATCCTTTTCACCTTCGTTGGTCCACACGCATACAACATATATACACCTCCACACATGCATCTACTAGTACTAAGTCGAAAAGGTTGTGCGCTTGATTTCAGTTCAGAAGACATCGAGCTAGCTTGCTACCAGGCAGGAAGGTAGATGCTAGCAATGGACCAGCACCATCAGCAGGAGGAGTCGTGTGTTCCACCAGGATTCAGATTCCACCCCACAGAGGAGGAGCTGGTGGGGTACTACCTGGCCAGGAAGGTGGCCGCCCAAAAGATCGACCTCGATATCATCCAGGAGGTTGATCTCTACCGGATAGAGCCATGggacctccaaggtaaatatacATCTGAATTTTGGCAGTTCGTTTTGTAATTTTACTCTCTCCATTTCTATTTTGAACTGAAACCATGACAAGTAGGAGTAGTATTTTGGAACTGAGGGAGTACATACATAGTGTTCTAGTGAGGTGGTGATTCAAGTTGAATATTAACAATAATGGATGGTGCAGAGAGGTCCGGCGGCGGCAGGGGAGGACGGGGAGCGCGTCAGGTGGCGGCGGAGGACGAGCAGTCGTCGGAGTGGTACTTCTTCAGCTTCAAGGACCGCAAGTATCCCAGCGGCACCCGCACCAACCGCGCCACCGCGGCCGGGTTCTGGAAGGCCACCGGCAGGGACAAGCCGGTCATGTCATCGCGGAGCCACGGCGTGATCGGCATGAGGAAGACGCTGGTGTTCTACAGGGGCCGGGCACCCAACGGTAGGAAGACCGACTGGATCATCCACGAGTACCGCCTCCAGACCAACGAGCACGCCCCCACACAGGTACGTAATTCACTTGttcttcctctgcttcttcttGAGAATTTGGCGTTGATGGTGAGGATGTTGACGGTGTGCAGGAGGAAGGCTGGGTGGTGTGCCGAGCGTTCCAGAAGACCACCCCGAACCAGAGGCCGTCCTACATCTTCCCTGCATACGCTGCCACTCCGGGCCTCGGGAGCTACTACGACGCGAGGCCTTGGCTGCACGGCCGAGGCGATGACCTCCCCTACCTTCAGAGCGCCGCGGGAGCTACAGGAGCCGGCGGCCTCGGCTTCCCCCGCCCGGGGAACCCGTGCTCTGGCGACGCCCCCGCCGTTGCCGGTGGTGGCGACGGGGGCTATGACATCGTGCAGCAGGGACAGGGAGCGGCCGGCATCGACTGGAACTTCCTGGACAGCCTGCTATCCACGTCGCAGCTGCACGAATACTCTGCTACTGCTGCGTCACAGCTGCACCTAGAGCAGTGAAGTAGAGTTAGCAGACATACCGTAGCAGCATCGATTTCATTGTATACATGATTTTCTAATAATTAGTATCATTTATTACAGATAGTAGATGATGTCCATGTGCATCTGTTGCACTGGACACTTGGTTGTACCTAGATAGGCTACTCTGTTTCACTTACTGAGTCCATGTGTCTACTGTAGATCACTCTGTTCCACTTACTGAATATATGTGTTTCATCGTAGGCTACTCTGTTTCACTTGGTAAATTTCAGGGACAGTTTGTTTATCGTAGGCATGATTCGCTAATCGTACTCCACTAGTACAGAGCACAGGCAGTATAGAGCCTAGATGACACTTGTACCTTAGCATAACAGTGTGTGTTCTACTTTACAGCAGACACACAGAGCACACTGTTTCACTCGTTGATGAATTTGTTGAGCAGCTGATCATCATCACTCAGTAGTATATGTTTCACTCAGTGAAGAACTTTTCATTTCGCCATACGCGTGATATAACTTTGCTTGATCTTTCTGGGCCGTTCACCAACGGTTAACTAAATGTGTGATGTGCCCACGCGGATTAGTTAACATCGATCGAGCGTGATAGTGAGTGGATTAATTGAGTTTCCCTGTCAATCGT of Triticum urartu cultivar G1812 unplaced genomic scaffold, Tu2.1 TuUngrouped_contig_6484, whole genome shotgun sequence contains these proteins:
- the LOC125530678 gene encoding NAC domain-containing protein 30-like, with translation MLAMDQHHQQEESCVPPGFRFHPTEEELVGYYLARKVAAQKIDLDIIQEVDLYRIEPWDLQERSGGGRGGRGARQVAAEDEQSSEWYFFSFKDRKYPSGTRTNRATAAGFWKATGRDKPVMSSRSHGVIGMRKTLVFYRGRAPNGRKTDWIIHEYRLQTNEHAPTQEEGWVVCRAFQKTTPNQRPSYIFPAYAATPGLGSYYDARPWLHGRGDDLPYLQSAAGATGAGGLGFPRPGNPCSGDAPAVAGGGDGGYDIVQQGQGAAGIDWNFLDSLLSTSQLHEYSATAASQLHLEQ